The Labeo rohita strain BAU-BD-2019 unplaced genomic scaffold, IGBB_LRoh.1.0 scaffold_136, whole genome shotgun sequence genome has a segment encoding these proteins:
- the LOC127158141 gene encoding TRPM8 channel-associated factor homolog produces the protein MAGQAWHWAGTHPQENTLKNFPGNKVCSVAGIYFSKCYGKVGIFPVPKQIPYSWLALSVGKDFKDDLQILLEGVSEFDVQGEAIASEVMVHGPLAFPIAVTPAGKTFIAGAYYGQGRVILLSHECYMERDSLSTFLINAIKWLDEDRKGVIGILPSRKRAHRVLSKSGLDCQFFKVKNKTERSQNLVFQNICKFDQLHITWGKCV, from the exons ATGGCTGGCCAGGCCTGGCATTGGGCTGGAACCCACCCACAAGAAAACACTCTAAAGAATTTCCCAGGAAACAAGGTGTGCAGTGTTGCAGGAATTTACTTCTCAAAATGCTATGGAAAAGTTGGCATTTTTCCTGTTCCAAAACAAATCCCTTATAGTTGGCTTGCTTTATC TGTAGGCAAGGACTTTAAGGATGACCTACAGATCCTGCTAGAAGGTGTGTCCGAGTTCGACGTCCAAGGTGAGGCTATAGCATCTGAGGTGATGGTGCATGGACCATTAGCATTTCCCATTGCAGTCACTCCAGCTGGAAAAACATTCATTGCTGGTGCCTATTATGGGCAAGGTCGAGTTATTCTGTTATCACATGAATGCTACATGGAGCGGGACTCTCTGTCCACTTTCCTGATCAACGCTATCAAGTGGCTTGACGAAGATCGCAAGGGTGTTATTGGGATACTACCCAGCCGAAAGAGAGCCCACAGGGTACTGAGCAAATCTGGTTTAGATTGCCAATTctttaaagtgaaaaataagACTGAGAGGTCTCAGAATCTtgtatttcaaaacatttgtaaGTTTGATCAGCTTCATATTACGTGGGGAAAATgtgtttaa
- the LOC127158148 gene encoding butyrophilin-like protein 2, with protein MFVPLGGSVVLPCHVDKCLLNQNLMVEWRKADKVTLVHLYQDGESQAESQQQDYHDRAHFFTDQIQHGNFSLRLDNLTAEDAGQYTCTVYSDQDCVYSSETNLVLRCSVGEFDPLVHLGSSAVLPCYGDKRLLKKGLKVEWRRTDSETLVHLYQDGESRPEEQHKDYHHRTHFFIDHIRYGNFSLRLHNLRAEDAGEYTCKVNSDQDCVYSEITKVVTGK; from the exons ATGTTTGTTCCATTGGGAGGTTCAGTAGTTCTTCCTTGTCATGTtgacaaatgtttattaaaccAAAATTTGATGGTGGAATGGAGAAAAGCGGACAAAGTGACTCTGGTTCATCTGTATCAAGATGGTGAGAGTCAAGCAGAGTCCCAGCAGCAGGATTATCATGATAGAGCTCATTTCTTTACTGATCAGATTCAACACGGAAACTTCTCCCTCCGTCTGGACAATCTGACAGCTGAAGATGCTGGACAGTACACGTGTACAGTTTACAGTGACCAGGACTGTGTGTATTCATCTGAGACAAATTTGGTTTTGA ggtGTAGCGTTGGTGAATTTGATCCCCTTGTTCATCTGGGATCTTCAGCGGTTCTACCTTGTTATGGTGATAAACgcttattaaaaaaaggtcTGAAAGTGGAATGGAGAAGAACAGACTCAGAGACTCTGGTTCATCTGTATCAAGATGGTGAGAGTCGACCAGAGGAACAGCACAAAGATTATCATCATAGAACTCATTTCTTTATTGACCACATTCGATATGGCAACTTCTCCCTCCGTCTGCACAATCTGAGAGCTGAAGATGCCGGTGAATACACATGTAAAGTTAACAGTGACCAGGATTGTGTGTATTCAGAAATCACAAAAGTGGTAACAGGTAAGTGA